From a single Acipenser ruthenus unplaced genomic scaffold, fAciRut3.2 maternal haplotype, whole genome shotgun sequence genomic region:
- the LOC131736673 gene encoding noggin-2-like gives MAYFNVNMLFSLYVYYWAGCVLFCPVSRATFPETSHKTPAPKTGAKNNHNENNNHEKLNSEAAAQEIPDLQFLRAKQASSPLQPIRPYTLSITHEDYNYQPKPKHLKPARLLRVLGASFDPFWMSVEKPFASEPHETNGSFSNSSPELVEGAARYQRKLEKEAQEVDLDWFGSAEKDRFRAWLVQMASCRLTHRWVDLGPVFWPRWIRHTDCEEDSAGPSCSFPAGMTCKRAQVTQIKILAWHCWFGLGGVGGLGEGAEASEAKQQHCVWRQVPYPVVTACKCMCR, from the coding sequence atgGCATATTTCAATGTGAACATGTTATTTTCATTGTATGTTTACTATTGGGCCGGCTGTGTGTTGTTTTGCCCGGTCAGCCGCGCCACCTTCCCTGAGACGAGTCACAAAACTCCAGCACCAAAAACTGGCGCCAAGAACAACCATAACGAAAACAACAACCATGAAAAACTGAATTCAGAAGCTGCCGCTCAAGAAATACCCGACCTCCAGTTTCTGAGAGCGAAACAGGCTTCGTCTCCGCTGCAGCCGATCCGCCCTTACACTCTCTCAATCACCCACGAAGATTACAACTACCAGCCCAAACCCAAGCACCTGAAGCCGGCTCGCCTCTTAAGAGTCCTCGGCGCCTCGTTCGACCCCTTCTGGATGTCCGTCGAAAAGCCCTTCGCCTCCGAACCCCACGAGACCAACGGCTCCTTTTCAAACTCCAGCCCGGAGCTCGTGGAGGGCGCCGCCCGGTACCAGCGAAAACTCGAGAAGGAGGCGCAAGAAGTCGATTTGGACTGGTTCGGTTCGGCAGAAAAGGACCGGTTCCGGGCTTGGCTGGTCCAAATGGCGTCCTGCCGCCTCACTCACCGCTGGGTCGACCTGGGTCCCGTGTTCTGGCCGCGGTGGATCCGACACACCGACTGCGAGGAAGACAGCGCCGGACCCAGTTGCTCGTTTCCGGCCGGGATGACGTGCAAACGGGCCCAGGTGACGCAGATTAAGATACTGGCCTGGCACTGTTGGTTCGGACTGGGCGGAGTGGGAGGACTGGGAGAGGGAGCCGAGGCGAGCGAAGCTAAACAGCAACACTGTGTTTGGCGCCAAGTTCCCTACCCCGTCGTGACGGCGTGCAAATGCATGTGCCGTTAG
- the LOC131736674 gene encoding uncharacterized protein LOC131736674, translating into MDPTQRRRRRRSNGFEPPALSGDSSRENIQVKRQRREDKEELKSARELEMKKIQEFVQRFPDQQKETESSVRELKNIAAYIRNDKDALVDGTPATSLIRRGAAVGAAGVAAGVAMAPFTFGASLAVSAAAAGTGAAIASKGASALKDYNKKLEEIRENASSRMTELGRSATTAIVAVLNLKRLSGLSTAADPDYEKVFEMLKTDSPLRDLIQRMEELLGASTADTADSEIDKIAETIFPYDLVGFMSLFSIILSFNIKNQKNEKARKIHDCAVKLEKNLQAGREIQTAMKKLCN; encoded by the exons ATGGACCCGACTCAAAGGAGAAGAAGACGACGCAGTAATGGTTTTGAACCACCCGCTCTGTCCGGAGACTCTTCCAG AGAGAATATCCAGGTGaagagacagaggagggaggacAAGGAGGAACTGAAgag CGCTCGTGAATTGGAAATGAAGAAGATCCAGGAATTTGTTCAGCGGTTCCCAGATCAGCAGAAGGAAACAGAAAGCTCTGTGAGGGAACTGAAGAACATCGCTGCCTACATTCGCAATGACAAAGATGCCCTGGTTGATGGGACTCCAGCTACTTCTCTCATTCGAAGAGGAGCAGCGGTCGGAGCTGCGGGTGTTGCAGCAGGAGTGGCGATGGCTCCGTTCACATTCGGAGCCAGTCTAGCAGTTTCTGCAGCGGCTGCTGGAACTGGCGCAGCTATTGCCAGTAAAGGGGCATCAGCCTTGAAAGATTACAATAAGAAGTTAGAGGAAATACGTGAAAATGCCAGCAGCAGGATGACAGAGCTCGGCAGATCTGCCACCACAGCGATCGTAGCTGTTTTAAACCTAAAGAGACTCTCCGGGCTGAGCACTGCTGCTGACCCAGATTATGAAAAGGTGTTTGAAATGCTAAAGACAGACTCACCTCTCAGAGATCTGATACAGAGGATGGAAGAGTTACTAGGGGCTAGCACCGCCGACACAGCAGATAGTGAGATAGATAAAATTGCTGAAACCATTTTTCCATATGACCTGGTCGGGTTCATGTCATTGTTTTCTATCATTCTAAGTTTTAATATCAAGAATCAGAAAAACGAGAAGGCGCGTAAGATCCACGATTGTGCTGTGAAGCTTGAGAAAAACCtgcaggcagggagggagatcCAGACAGCCATGAAAAAACTTTGCAACTGA